A stretch of Equus przewalskii isolate Varuska chromosome 11, EquPr2, whole genome shotgun sequence DNA encodes these proteins:
- the KAT5 gene encoding histone acetyltransferase KAT5 isoform X4 codes for MAEVGEIIEGCRLPVLRRNQDNEDEWPLAEILSVKDISGRKLFYVHYIDFNKRLDEWVTHERLDLKKIQFPKKEAKTPTKNGLPGSRPGSPEREVKRKVEVVSPATPVPSETAPTSVFPQNGSARRAVAAQPGRKRKSNCLGTDEDSQDSSDGIPSAPRMTGSLVSDRSHDDIVTRMKNIECIELGRHRLKPWYFSPYPQELTTLPVLYLCEFCLKYGRSLKCLQRHLTKCDLRHPPGNEIYRKGTISFFEIDGRKNKSYSQNLCLLAKCFLDHKTLYYDTDPFLFYVMTEYDCKGFHIVGYFSKEKESTEDYNVACILTLPPYQRRGYGKLLIEFSYELSKVEGKTGTPEKPLSDLGLLSYRSYWSQTILEILMGLKSESGERPQITINEISEITSIKKEDVISTLQYLNLINYYKGQYILTLSEDIVDGHERAMLKRLLRIDSKCLHFTPKDWSKRGKW; via the exons atggcGGAGGTG GGGGAGATAATCGAAGGCTGCCGCCTGCCCGTGCTGCGGCGGAACCAGGACAACGAAGATGAGTGGC CCCTGGCCGAGATCCTGAGCGTGAAGGACATCAGTGGCCGGAAGCTTTTCTACGTCCATTACATTGACT TCAATAAACGCCTGGATGAATGGGTGACCCACGAGCGGCTGGACCTAAAGAAGATCCAGTTCCCCAAGAAGGAGGCCAAGACCCCCACCAAGAACGGACTTCCTGGGTCCCGCCCCGGCTCTCCAGAGAGAGAGGTG AAACGGAAGGTGGAGGTGGTTTCACCGGCAACTCCCGTGCCCAGCGAGACAGCCCCGACCTCAGTTTTCCCCCAG AATGGATCAGCCCGTAGGGCAGTGGCAGCTCAGCCTGGACGGAAGCGCAAATCGAATTGTTTGGGCACTGATGAG GACTCCCAGGACAGCTCAGATGGAATACCGTCGGCTCCACGCATGACTGGGAGCCTGGTGTCCGACCGGAGCCACGACGACATCGTCACCCGGATGAAGAACATCGAGTGCATCGAGCTGGGCCGGCACCGCCTCAAGCCGTGGTACTTCTCCCCGTACCCGCAGGAGCTCACCACGCTGCCCGTCCTCTACCTCTGCGAGTTCTGCCTCAAGTACGGCCGGAGCCTCAAGTGTCTGCAGCGCCACTTG aCGAAGTGTGACCTGCGACATCCTCCAGGCAACGAGATTTACCGCAAGGGCACCATATCCTTCTTTGAGATCGATGGACGTAAGAACAAG AGTTACTCGCAGAACCTGTGTCTCCTGGCAAAGTGTTTCCTCGACCACAAGACGTTGTACTATGACACAGACCCCTTCCTCTTCTACGTCATGACGGAGTACGACTGCAAGGGCTTCCACATCGTGGGTTACTTCTCCAAG GAGAAGGAGTCGACGGAAGACTACAACGTGGCCTGCATCCTGACCCTGCCTCCCTACCAGCGCCGGGGCTACGGCAAGCTGCTGATAGAGTTCA GCTATGAACTCTCCAAAGTGGAAGGGAAAACGGGGACCCCTGAGAAGCCCCTCTCAGATCTTGGCCTCCTATCCTACCGAAGCTACTGGTCCCAGACCATCCTGGAGATCCTGATGGGGCTGAAGTCGGAGAGTGGGGAGAGGCCGCAGATCACCATCAA CGAGATCAGTGAAATCACCAGCATCAAGAAGGAGGATGTCATCTCCACTCTACAGTACCTCAACCTTATCAACTACTACAAG GGCCAGTACATTCTCACACTGTCGGAGGACATCGTGGATGGGCATGAACGGGCTATGCTCAAGCGGCTCCTTCGGATCGACTCCAAGTGTCTCCACTTCACTCCCAAGGACTGGAGCAAGAGGGGGAAGTGGTGA
- the KAT5 gene encoding histone acetyltransferase KAT5 isoform X1 codes for MAEVVSPVPGAGRREPGEVGRARGPPVADPGAALSPQGEIIEGCRLPVLRRNQDNEDEWPLAEILSVKDISGRKLFYVHYIDFNKRLDEWVTHERLDLKKIQFPKKEAKTPTKNGLPGSRPGSPEREVPASAQASGKTLPIPVQITLRFNLPKEREAIPGGEPDQPLSSSSCLQPNHRSTKRKVEVVSPATPVPSETAPTSVFPQNGSARRAVAAQPGRKRKSNCLGTDEDSQDSSDGIPSAPRMTGSLVSDRSHDDIVTRMKNIECIELGRHRLKPWYFSPYPQELTTLPVLYLCEFCLKYGRSLKCLQRHLTKCDLRHPPGNEIYRKGTISFFEIDGRKNKSYSQNLCLLAKCFLDHKTLYYDTDPFLFYVMTEYDCKGFHIVGYFSKEKESTEDYNVACILTLPPYQRRGYGKLLIEFSYELSKVEGKTGTPEKPLSDLGLLSYRSYWSQTILEILMGLKSESGERPQITINEISEITSIKKEDVISTLQYLNLINYYKGQYILTLSEDIVDGHERAMLKRLLRIDSKCLHFTPKDWSKRGKW; via the exons atggcGGAGGTGGTGAGTCCGGTgcccggggcggggcggagggagCCAGGGGAGGTGGGTAGAGCCCGAGGCCCCCCAGTAGCCGACCCTGGCGCCGCGCTGTCTCCCCAGGGGGAGATAATCGAAGGCTGCCGCCTGCCCGTGCTGCGGCGGAACCAGGACAACGAAGATGAGTGGC CCCTGGCCGAGATCCTGAGCGTGAAGGACATCAGTGGCCGGAAGCTTTTCTACGTCCATTACATTGACT TCAATAAACGCCTGGATGAATGGGTGACCCACGAGCGGCTGGACCTAAAGAAGATCCAGTTCCCCAAGAAGGAGGCCAAGACCCCCACCAAGAACGGACTTCCTGGGTCCCGCCCCGGCTCTCCAGAGAGAGAGGTG CCGGCCTCCGCCCAGGCCAGCGGGAAGACCTTGCCAATCCCGGTCCAGATCACACTCCGCTTCAACCTGCCCAAGGAGCGGGAGGCCATTCCCGGTGGCGAGCCCGACCAGCcgctctcctccagctcctgcctgcaGCCCAACCACCGCTCAACG AAACGGAAGGTGGAGGTGGTTTCACCGGCAACTCCCGTGCCCAGCGAGACAGCCCCGACCTCAGTTTTCCCCCAG AATGGATCAGCCCGTAGGGCAGTGGCAGCTCAGCCTGGACGGAAGCGCAAATCGAATTGTTTGGGCACTGATGAG GACTCCCAGGACAGCTCAGATGGAATACCGTCGGCTCCACGCATGACTGGGAGCCTGGTGTCCGACCGGAGCCACGACGACATCGTCACCCGGATGAAGAACATCGAGTGCATCGAGCTGGGCCGGCACCGCCTCAAGCCGTGGTACTTCTCCCCGTACCCGCAGGAGCTCACCACGCTGCCCGTCCTCTACCTCTGCGAGTTCTGCCTCAAGTACGGCCGGAGCCTCAAGTGTCTGCAGCGCCACTTG aCGAAGTGTGACCTGCGACATCCTCCAGGCAACGAGATTTACCGCAAGGGCACCATATCCTTCTTTGAGATCGATGGACGTAAGAACAAG AGTTACTCGCAGAACCTGTGTCTCCTGGCAAAGTGTTTCCTCGACCACAAGACGTTGTACTATGACACAGACCCCTTCCTCTTCTACGTCATGACGGAGTACGACTGCAAGGGCTTCCACATCGTGGGTTACTTCTCCAAG GAGAAGGAGTCGACGGAAGACTACAACGTGGCCTGCATCCTGACCCTGCCTCCCTACCAGCGCCGGGGCTACGGCAAGCTGCTGATAGAGTTCA GCTATGAACTCTCCAAAGTGGAAGGGAAAACGGGGACCCCTGAGAAGCCCCTCTCAGATCTTGGCCTCCTATCCTACCGAAGCTACTGGTCCCAGACCATCCTGGAGATCCTGATGGGGCTGAAGTCGGAGAGTGGGGAGAGGCCGCAGATCACCATCAA CGAGATCAGTGAAATCACCAGCATCAAGAAGGAGGATGTCATCTCCACTCTACAGTACCTCAACCTTATCAACTACTACAAG GGCCAGTACATTCTCACACTGTCGGAGGACATCGTGGATGGGCATGAACGGGCTATGCTCAAGCGGCTCCTTCGGATCGACTCCAAGTGTCTCCACTTCACTCCCAAGGACTGGAGCAAGAGGGGGAAGTGGTGA
- the RNASEH2C gene encoding ribonuclease H2 subunit C, which produces MESSDEVAVHKHRIHLRTATLRDAAPVTLHLLPCEVPVNQPAPVGRFFTPAIRQGLGGLEVSFRGRKLRGEEVSVPPGLVGYVMVMEEKHDFSEGSENNEEQGEQELVESPEALERDFDCFIGATASFSRFTLWGLETIPGPDAKVRGALTWPSLAAAIHAQVPED; this is translated from the exons ATGGAGAGCAGCGACGAGGTAGCCGTCCACAAACACCGCATCCACTTACGCACCGCCACGCTCCGCGACGCCGCCCCCGTCACGCTGCACCTTCTGCCCTGCGAGGTCCCGGTTAACCAGCCCGCCCCCGTGGGGCGCTTCTTCACCCCGGCCATCCGCCAGGGTCTCGGTG gactCGAAGTGTCGTTTCGCGGCCGCAAACTACGGGGCGAGGAAGTGTCGGTGCCACCCGGCCTCGTGGGATACGTGATGGTGATGGAAGAGAAGCATGACTTCTCGGAGGGTTCGGAGAATAACGAAGAGCAAGGGGAGCAAGAGCTGGTGGAATCCCCGGAGGCGCTGGAGCGGGACTTC GACTGCTTTATCGGAGCCACTGCCAGTTTCAGCCGCTTCACCCTGTGGGGCCTGGAGACCATCCCTGGCCCAGATGCCAAAGTGCGCGGGGCCCTAACCTGGCCCAGCCTGGCCGCAGCG ATTCACGCACAGGTGCCTGAAGACTGA
- the KAT5 gene encoding histone acetyltransferase KAT5 isoform X2: protein MAEVGEIIEGCRLPVLRRNQDNEDEWPLAEILSVKDISGRKLFYVHYIDFNKRLDEWVTHERLDLKKIQFPKKEAKTPTKNGLPGSRPGSPEREVPASAQASGKTLPIPVQITLRFNLPKEREAIPGGEPDQPLSSSSCLQPNHRSTKRKVEVVSPATPVPSETAPTSVFPQNGSARRAVAAQPGRKRKSNCLGTDEDSQDSSDGIPSAPRMTGSLVSDRSHDDIVTRMKNIECIELGRHRLKPWYFSPYPQELTTLPVLYLCEFCLKYGRSLKCLQRHLTKCDLRHPPGNEIYRKGTISFFEIDGRKNKSYSQNLCLLAKCFLDHKTLYYDTDPFLFYVMTEYDCKGFHIVGYFSKEKESTEDYNVACILTLPPYQRRGYGKLLIEFSYELSKVEGKTGTPEKPLSDLGLLSYRSYWSQTILEILMGLKSESGERPQITINEISEITSIKKEDVISTLQYLNLINYYKGQYILTLSEDIVDGHERAMLKRLLRIDSKCLHFTPKDWSKRGKW from the exons atggcGGAGGTG GGGGAGATAATCGAAGGCTGCCGCCTGCCCGTGCTGCGGCGGAACCAGGACAACGAAGATGAGTGGC CCCTGGCCGAGATCCTGAGCGTGAAGGACATCAGTGGCCGGAAGCTTTTCTACGTCCATTACATTGACT TCAATAAACGCCTGGATGAATGGGTGACCCACGAGCGGCTGGACCTAAAGAAGATCCAGTTCCCCAAGAAGGAGGCCAAGACCCCCACCAAGAACGGACTTCCTGGGTCCCGCCCCGGCTCTCCAGAGAGAGAGGTG CCGGCCTCCGCCCAGGCCAGCGGGAAGACCTTGCCAATCCCGGTCCAGATCACACTCCGCTTCAACCTGCCCAAGGAGCGGGAGGCCATTCCCGGTGGCGAGCCCGACCAGCcgctctcctccagctcctgcctgcaGCCCAACCACCGCTCAACG AAACGGAAGGTGGAGGTGGTTTCACCGGCAACTCCCGTGCCCAGCGAGACAGCCCCGACCTCAGTTTTCCCCCAG AATGGATCAGCCCGTAGGGCAGTGGCAGCTCAGCCTGGACGGAAGCGCAAATCGAATTGTTTGGGCACTGATGAG GACTCCCAGGACAGCTCAGATGGAATACCGTCGGCTCCACGCATGACTGGGAGCCTGGTGTCCGACCGGAGCCACGACGACATCGTCACCCGGATGAAGAACATCGAGTGCATCGAGCTGGGCCGGCACCGCCTCAAGCCGTGGTACTTCTCCCCGTACCCGCAGGAGCTCACCACGCTGCCCGTCCTCTACCTCTGCGAGTTCTGCCTCAAGTACGGCCGGAGCCTCAAGTGTCTGCAGCGCCACTTG aCGAAGTGTGACCTGCGACATCCTCCAGGCAACGAGATTTACCGCAAGGGCACCATATCCTTCTTTGAGATCGATGGACGTAAGAACAAG AGTTACTCGCAGAACCTGTGTCTCCTGGCAAAGTGTTTCCTCGACCACAAGACGTTGTACTATGACACAGACCCCTTCCTCTTCTACGTCATGACGGAGTACGACTGCAAGGGCTTCCACATCGTGGGTTACTTCTCCAAG GAGAAGGAGTCGACGGAAGACTACAACGTGGCCTGCATCCTGACCCTGCCTCCCTACCAGCGCCGGGGCTACGGCAAGCTGCTGATAGAGTTCA GCTATGAACTCTCCAAAGTGGAAGGGAAAACGGGGACCCCTGAGAAGCCCCTCTCAGATCTTGGCCTCCTATCCTACCGAAGCTACTGGTCCCAGACCATCCTGGAGATCCTGATGGGGCTGAAGTCGGAGAGTGGGGAGAGGCCGCAGATCACCATCAA CGAGATCAGTGAAATCACCAGCATCAAGAAGGAGGATGTCATCTCCACTCTACAGTACCTCAACCTTATCAACTACTACAAG GGCCAGTACATTCTCACACTGTCGGAGGACATCGTGGATGGGCATGAACGGGCTATGCTCAAGCGGCTCCTTCGGATCGACTCCAAGTGTCTCCACTTCACTCCCAAGGACTGGAGCAAGAGGGGGAAGTGGTGA
- the KAT5 gene encoding histone acetyltransferase KAT5 isoform X3 codes for MAEVVSPVPGAGRREPGEVGRARGPPVADPGAALSPQGEIIEGCRLPVLRRNQDNEDEWPLAEILSVKDISGRKLFYVHYIDFNKRLDEWVTHERLDLKKIQFPKKEAKTPTKNGLPGSRPGSPEREVKRKVEVVSPATPVPSETAPTSVFPQNGSARRAVAAQPGRKRKSNCLGTDEDSQDSSDGIPSAPRMTGSLVSDRSHDDIVTRMKNIECIELGRHRLKPWYFSPYPQELTTLPVLYLCEFCLKYGRSLKCLQRHLTKCDLRHPPGNEIYRKGTISFFEIDGRKNKSYSQNLCLLAKCFLDHKTLYYDTDPFLFYVMTEYDCKGFHIVGYFSKEKESTEDYNVACILTLPPYQRRGYGKLLIEFSYELSKVEGKTGTPEKPLSDLGLLSYRSYWSQTILEILMGLKSESGERPQITINEISEITSIKKEDVISTLQYLNLINYYKGQYILTLSEDIVDGHERAMLKRLLRIDSKCLHFTPKDWSKRGKW; via the exons atggcGGAGGTGGTGAGTCCGGTgcccggggcggggcggagggagCCAGGGGAGGTGGGTAGAGCCCGAGGCCCCCCAGTAGCCGACCCTGGCGCCGCGCTGTCTCCCCAGGGGGAGATAATCGAAGGCTGCCGCCTGCCCGTGCTGCGGCGGAACCAGGACAACGAAGATGAGTGGC CCCTGGCCGAGATCCTGAGCGTGAAGGACATCAGTGGCCGGAAGCTTTTCTACGTCCATTACATTGACT TCAATAAACGCCTGGATGAATGGGTGACCCACGAGCGGCTGGACCTAAAGAAGATCCAGTTCCCCAAGAAGGAGGCCAAGACCCCCACCAAGAACGGACTTCCTGGGTCCCGCCCCGGCTCTCCAGAGAGAGAGGTG AAACGGAAGGTGGAGGTGGTTTCACCGGCAACTCCCGTGCCCAGCGAGACAGCCCCGACCTCAGTTTTCCCCCAG AATGGATCAGCCCGTAGGGCAGTGGCAGCTCAGCCTGGACGGAAGCGCAAATCGAATTGTTTGGGCACTGATGAG GACTCCCAGGACAGCTCAGATGGAATACCGTCGGCTCCACGCATGACTGGGAGCCTGGTGTCCGACCGGAGCCACGACGACATCGTCACCCGGATGAAGAACATCGAGTGCATCGAGCTGGGCCGGCACCGCCTCAAGCCGTGGTACTTCTCCCCGTACCCGCAGGAGCTCACCACGCTGCCCGTCCTCTACCTCTGCGAGTTCTGCCTCAAGTACGGCCGGAGCCTCAAGTGTCTGCAGCGCCACTTG aCGAAGTGTGACCTGCGACATCCTCCAGGCAACGAGATTTACCGCAAGGGCACCATATCCTTCTTTGAGATCGATGGACGTAAGAACAAG AGTTACTCGCAGAACCTGTGTCTCCTGGCAAAGTGTTTCCTCGACCACAAGACGTTGTACTATGACACAGACCCCTTCCTCTTCTACGTCATGACGGAGTACGACTGCAAGGGCTTCCACATCGTGGGTTACTTCTCCAAG GAGAAGGAGTCGACGGAAGACTACAACGTGGCCTGCATCCTGACCCTGCCTCCCTACCAGCGCCGGGGCTACGGCAAGCTGCTGATAGAGTTCA GCTATGAACTCTCCAAAGTGGAAGGGAAAACGGGGACCCCTGAGAAGCCCCTCTCAGATCTTGGCCTCCTATCCTACCGAAGCTACTGGTCCCAGACCATCCTGGAGATCCTGATGGGGCTGAAGTCGGAGAGTGGGGAGAGGCCGCAGATCACCATCAA CGAGATCAGTGAAATCACCAGCATCAAGAAGGAGGATGTCATCTCCACTCTACAGTACCTCAACCTTATCAACTACTACAAG GGCCAGTACATTCTCACACTGTCGGAGGACATCGTGGATGGGCATGAACGGGCTATGCTCAAGCGGCTCCTTCGGATCGACTCCAAGTGTCTCCACTTCACTCCCAAGGACTGGAGCAAGAGGGGGAAGTGGTGA